A region of Sphingobium baderi DNA encodes the following proteins:
- the hrpB gene encoding ATP-dependent helicase HrpB: protein MTDLPIHDVLPDLLAALRAGSNAVLVAPPGAGKTTAVAPALLDEPWCDGQILLLAPRRLAARAAAERIAELMGEQPGGTVGYATRMDSRQSARTRILVLTEGIFVRRIQDDPELSGVSAVLFDEVHERSLDSDFGLALALDAQGALRPDLRIMPMSATLDGARFAALLDGAPVIESEGRIQPLELRHIGRSTEKRIEDEMAAAIRRALTEEAEGDVLAFLPGVAEIERTAERLEGASVEIHKLHGSLEPAAQRAAIRPSREGRRKVILATSIAETSLTIDGVRIVVDSGLARRPRYDRAAGVTRLVTERASQAAAIQRAGRAARQRPGVAYRLWETAATAGMPPFDPPEILESDLSSLLLDSALWGVSDPAGLRWLDSPPVAAIAEARKRLTALDALDADGRITAHGKALARLPVEPRIGHMLVRAGDRGLADVAADVAVLLGERGVGGQDIDLSHRRTRWQRENGKRADAARTMAKRWARLVAAQARPANGKGEHAVGLCLALAFPDRVAKRRSADGADWASVGGRGFRLDPLSPLTREDWLAVGAVQGGAAGARIISAAPLSEADVLALFGDRIAEHRTVRFRSDTGGVEALRERRLGAVRISSGFDDLPEPDAVAAALLEGVRQGGLDLLPWSEAARSLRIRADFAGVEVLSDETLIATLDEWLPPLLTGRRRLSDIDRSQLSGVLEGLIGWDGKQQVDRLAPPEFRSPAGSSHEIDYAAEGGPRVELRAQALFGLTEHPVVGSQHIPLVLSLTSPAGRPIQTTRDLPGFWAGSWNAVAKEMRGRYPRHPWPEDPAGAAATLRTKRSDARAKP from the coding sequence ATGACCGATCTGCCCATCCATGATGTGCTGCCCGACTTGCTCGCTGCCCTGCGCGCGGGGAGTAATGCCGTGCTGGTCGCACCGCCCGGCGCAGGCAAGACGACGGCGGTGGCTCCCGCCCTGCTCGATGAGCCATGGTGTGACGGGCAAATCCTGCTGCTCGCCCCCCGCAGGCTGGCAGCGCGGGCTGCAGCGGAGCGGATCGCCGAACTGATGGGCGAGCAGCCGGGCGGAACGGTTGGCTATGCCACGCGAATGGATAGCCGCCAGTCTGCCCGGACGCGCATCCTCGTGCTGACCGAAGGCATTTTCGTGCGCCGGATTCAGGACGACCCCGAACTGTCCGGCGTGTCCGCGGTGCTGTTCGACGAAGTACATGAGCGCAGCCTGGACAGCGATTTCGGGCTGGCGCTGGCGCTGGACGCGCAAGGCGCGCTGCGGCCGGACCTGCGAATCATGCCGATGTCGGCGACCCTGGACGGCGCGCGCTTTGCCGCGCTTCTGGATGGTGCGCCGGTGATCGAGAGCGAAGGGCGCATTCAACCGCTCGAATTACGGCATATCGGACGATCGACGGAAAAGCGGATCGAGGACGAAATGGCAGCGGCCATCCGCCGGGCGCTGACGGAGGAGGCGGAGGGCGATGTGCTTGCCTTTCTTCCCGGCGTCGCGGAAATCGAACGAACGGCGGAACGGCTGGAAGGCGCGAGCGTGGAAATCCACAAATTGCACGGCTCGCTGGAACCGGCGGCCCAGCGCGCCGCGATACGCCCTTCGCGAGAAGGTCGAAGGAAGGTCATTCTCGCAACCTCCATCGCGGAAACGAGCCTCACCATCGACGGCGTTCGCATCGTGGTGGATTCGGGATTGGCGCGGCGGCCACGCTATGACCGGGCGGCAGGCGTCACGCGGCTCGTGACGGAGCGCGCCAGCCAGGCGGCGGCGATCCAGCGCGCCGGACGTGCGGCGCGCCAGCGGCCGGGCGTCGCCTATCGGCTGTGGGAAACGGCGGCGACGGCGGGAATGCCGCCCTTCGATCCGCCGGAGATATTGGAAAGCGATCTGTCGAGCCTGCTACTGGACAGTGCCCTTTGGGGCGTGAGCGATCCAGCAGGGCTGCGCTGGCTGGATTCCCCGCCTGTTGCCGCCATCGCGGAAGCGCGCAAGCGGCTGACGGCGCTGGATGCGCTGGACGCAGATGGGCGAATTACGGCGCACGGCAAGGCGCTTGCCCGACTGCCGGTCGAACCGCGTATCGGACATATGCTGGTGCGCGCGGGTGATAGGGGCTTGGCCGATGTTGCCGCTGACGTCGCGGTGCTGCTGGGTGAGCGAGGCGTTGGCGGTCAGGATATCGACCTGTCGCATCGGCGCACGCGCTGGCAGCGCGAGAACGGCAAGCGCGCGGATGCCGCGCGAACGATGGCGAAACGGTGGGCACGGCTTGTTGCAGCCCAGGCCCGTCCCGCAAATGGCAAGGGGGAGCATGCAGTCGGCCTCTGCCTTGCGCTCGCCTTTCCCGACCGGGTGGCGAAGCGGCGCTCCGCCGATGGCGCGGATTGGGCGAGCGTGGGCGGACGCGGCTTCCGGCTCGATCCCTTGTCGCCACTCACGCGTGAGGATTGGCTGGCAGTTGGCGCGGTTCAGGGTGGCGCGGCGGGCGCGCGGATCATCTCCGCCGCGCCCCTGAGCGAAGCGGATGTGCTGGCCTTGTTCGGCGACAGGATCGCGGAACATAGGACCGTGCGCTTTCGGTCGGATACGGGCGGGGTCGAAGCCCTGCGCGAGCGGCGGCTGGGCGCGGTGCGGATTTCTTCCGGCTTTGACGATCTGCCCGAGCCGGATGCAGTGGCCGCGGCGCTGCTGGAGGGAGTTCGACAAGGCGGGCTGGATCTGCTGCCATGGTCGGAAGCAGCGCGATCATTAAGGATACGGGCGGATTTCGCGGGTGTCGAAGTCTTGTCGGACGAAACGCTCATCGCAACGCTGGACGAATGGCTACCGCCATTGCTCACGGGCAGGCGGCGCTTGTCCGATATCGACAGATCGCAACTTTCGGGCGTGCTGGAAGGGTTGATCGGCTGGGATGGAAAGCAGCAGGTCGACCGGCTCGCACCGCCCGAATTTCGCTCGCCCGCCGGGAGCAGCCATGAAATCGATTATGCGGCCGAGGGTGGACCGCGCGTGGAACTACGCGCGCAGGCTCTGTTCGGCCTGACCGAGCATCCTGTGGTGGGAAGTCAGCATATTCCGCTTGTCCTCTCCCTCACCTCCCCTGCGGGCCGTCCGATCCAGACGACGCGCGACCTGCCCGGCTTCTGGGCTGGAAGCTGGAATGCGGTGGCCAAGGAAATGCGCGGGCGCTATCCTAGGCATCCCTGGCCCGAAGATCCGGCTGGCGCGGCGGCGACGTTGCGGACGAAACGCTCCGATGCCCGTGCCAAGCCTTGA
- a CDS encoding TSUP family transporter, whose translation MILSPEIIAFLMIAGFMAGVIDSMAGGGGLITLPALMAAGVPPVGAVATNKLQSSLGTFGACIAYARAGHMDLKTYRWPIIAAFAGSVGGAWLVQRVSPSILAGLMPALLIAIAAYFTFSPKISEIDRHQRIGIAALSLLIGGIGFYDGFFGPGAGAFYTTIFLALGGLSLLRSTAQAKAANFASNLAGLLTMMVGGHVLWMVGLAMAVANIVGAQIGARLAMRFGSRLIRPLLIVMSLALTAKMLLDPKNPIHLYLFG comes from the coding sequence ATGATCCTGTCTCCTGAAATCATCGCCTTTCTGATGATCGCCGGCTTCATGGCGGGGGTGATCGATTCCATGGCTGGCGGCGGAGGTCTCATCACCCTGCCCGCGTTGATGGCGGCGGGCGTGCCGCCGGTCGGCGCAGTGGCAACCAACAAGCTGCAATCCTCCCTTGGCACATTCGGGGCCTGCATCGCCTATGCGCGGGCGGGGCATATGGACCTCAAAACCTACCGCTGGCCGATCATCGCGGCCTTTGCCGGATCGGTGGGCGGCGCATGGCTGGTGCAGAGAGTCAGCCCGTCGATCCTGGCAGGATTGATGCCCGCGCTGTTGATCGCCATCGCGGCCTATTTCACTTTCTCGCCCAAAATCAGCGAGATCGACCGGCATCAGCGCATCGGTATAGCGGCGCTTTCCCTGCTGATCGGCGGTATCGGATTTTACGACGGTTTTTTCGGGCCGGGTGCCGGGGCCTTTTATACCACGATCTTCCTGGCATTGGGCGGCCTCAGCCTGCTCAGGTCAACAGCGCAGGCCAAAGCAGCCAATTTCGCCAGCAATCTGGCGGGCTTGCTGACCATGATGGTGGGCGGCCATGTGCTGTGGATGGTCGGACTGGCGATGGCGGTCGCCAATATCGTGGGCGCGCAGATCGGTGCGAGACTGGCGATGCGCTTCGGCAGCCGGCTGATCCGGCCCCTGCTGATCGTCATGTCGCTGGCGCTGACGGCGAAGATGCTGCTGGACCCGAAGAACCCGATCCACCTCTATCTCTTCGGATAG
- a CDS encoding polyprenyl synthetase family protein, translating into MAPVMTAPATGPVTGNVHPIGRTGSAPSLAPMMALVADGMNQVNAVILDRMQSRIPLIPELAGHLIAGGGKRMRPMLTLACAELVGYAGSRHYKLAAAVEFIHTATLLHDDVVDGSGLRRGRKTANIIWGNSASVLVGDFLFSRSFELMVEAESLKVLKILSGASAVIAEGEVNQLTAQRKIDTSEEQYLDIIVAKTAALFAAACRISAVVAGRDEAEEQALDVYGRNLGIAFQLIDDAIDYESDGATMGKDAGDDFRDGKVTLPVILAYARGSEEDRAFWKAAIAGHRIADEDLAHATRLLRETGAIDDTLARARHYGQRAIDALGMFDGGKAKAALVEAVEFAIARAY; encoded by the coding sequence ATGGCCCCTGTCATGACCGCACCCGCCACAGGCCCTGTCACAGGCAATGTCCACCCTATCGGCCGCACCGGCAGCGCGCCTTCGCTCGCGCCCATGATGGCTCTGGTGGCGGATGGGATGAATCAGGTGAACGCCGTCATCCTGGATCGGATGCAGTCGCGTATCCCGCTGATCCCCGAACTGGCGGGCCATCTGATCGCGGGCGGGGGCAAGCGGATGCGGCCGATGCTGACGCTCGCCTGCGCCGAACTGGTGGGTTACGCCGGATCGCGCCATTACAAACTCGCCGCCGCGGTCGAGTTCATCCACACCGCCACGCTGCTGCATGACGATGTGGTCGACGGGTCGGGGCTGCGCCGTGGCCGCAAGACCGCCAACATCATCTGGGGCAACAGCGCCAGCGTGCTGGTGGGCGATTTCCTCTTCTCCCGCTCCTTCGAACTGATGGTCGAGGCCGAATCGCTCAAGGTGCTGAAGATCCTGTCGGGCGCTTCCGCGGTGATCGCGGAAGGCGAGGTCAACCAGCTCACCGCCCAACGCAAGATCGACACGAGCGAAGAGCAGTATCTCGATATCATCGTCGCCAAGACCGCCGCCTTGTTCGCCGCTGCCTGCCGCATCTCCGCCGTGGTCGCCGGACGTGACGAGGCGGAGGAACAGGCGCTGGACGTCTATGGCCGCAACCTCGGCATCGCATTTCAACTGATCGACGACGCCATCGACTACGAATCGGATGGCGCGACCATGGGCAAGGATGCAGGAGATGACTTCCGCGACGGCAAGGTGACACTCCCGGTGATCCTCGCTTATGCGCGGGGTTCGGAAGAAGATCGCGCCTTCTGGAAAGCCGCCATCGCCGGGCACCGGATCGCCGATGAAGATCTGGCCCATGCGACGCGGCTGCTGCGCGAGACGGGCGCGATCGACGATACGCTGGCCCGCGCTCGCCATTATGGGCAGCGTGCCATCGACGCACTGGGCATGTTCGACGGCGGCAAGGCCAAGGCGGCGCTGGTGGAAGCAGTGGAATTCGCCATCGCGCGTGCATACTGA
- a CDS encoding chorismate mutase, protein MDETLKRYRESIDNIDAALVFMLAERFKITQAVGRYKAEHKLPPADPGREDSQIARLRQLALDAHLDPDFTEKFLRFIIDEVIRHHEQLREQ, encoded by the coding sequence GTGGACGAGACATTGAAGCGGTATCGCGAAAGCATCGACAATATCGATGCGGCTCTGGTGTTCATGCTGGCCGAACGCTTCAAGATCACCCAGGCCGTGGGCCGTTACAAGGCGGAGCACAAGCTGCCTCCCGCCGATCCGGGTCGCGAAGACAGCCAGATCGCCCGTTTGCGGCAATTGGCGCTGGATGCTCATCTGGACCCCGACTTCACCGAGAAATTTCTGCGTTTCATCATCGATGAAGTCATCCGCCATCACGAACAACTGCGCGAGCAATAA
- a CDS encoding DMT family transporter, with product MLAFLASALFVLIWSTGFIVARAVVPHGSPELVLAVRLALVTLVLGAAALCARQALPRGKRLALHLAAGAMLHGVYLTLSWWAVDHGMPAGIMALLGALQPLMVAVASVIFLHEHLPARAWTGLGVAIVGVGCVLAPAIERSGTGSIAILPAVAALLAIMGMAAGTLIQRGAIAGDGIAISGAVQNGGGALVAIAAALFMGEARWDNSAMLWVGLGWSVLGLSAAGLSLLVWLVRHQGPTRMSMLLLLVPPLAAVEAWLIFGEKLGPVQLGGFALALGGVLLGRSRGKPRAGDVVEPA from the coding sequence ATGCTGGCCTTCCTTGCCTCCGCCCTTTTCGTCCTGATCTGGTCCACCGGCTTCATCGTCGCGCGCGCCGTGGTGCCGCATGGCTCGCCCGAACTGGTGCTGGCGGTGCGGTTGGCGCTGGTGACGCTGGTGCTCGGCGCGGCGGCGCTTTGCGCGCGGCAGGCCCTGCCCCGCGGGAAAAGGCTGGCGCTGCATCTGGCGGCGGGCGCGATGCTGCACGGAGTATATCTGACGCTGAGCTGGTGGGCGGTCGATCATGGGATGCCGGCCGGGATCATGGCGCTGCTGGGCGCGCTTCAACCGCTGATGGTCGCGGTGGCCAGCGTCATCTTCCTCCATGAACATCTGCCCGCGCGCGCATGGACGGGGCTTGGCGTCGCCATCGTCGGCGTAGGTTGCGTGCTGGCGCCCGCGATCGAGCGATCCGGCACGGGTTCGATCGCCATCCTGCCCGCCGTTGCCGCTCTGCTTGCCATCATGGGCATGGCGGCCGGCACCCTGATCCAGCGGGGCGCCATCGCGGGGGATGGCATTGCGATTTCAGGTGCGGTCCAGAATGGAGGCGGCGCGCTGGTCGCCATCGCAGCAGCCCTTTTCATGGGCGAGGCGCGGTGGGACAATAGCGCGATGCTTTGGGTAGGACTCGGCTGGTCGGTGCTGGGCCTGTCGGCGGCGGGGCTGTCGCTGCTGGTATGGCTTGTGCGGCATCAAGGACCGACGAGGATGTCGATGCTGCTGCTGCTCGTGCCGCCGCTGGCCGCCGTCGAAGCCTGGCTGATTTTCGGAGAAAAGCTAGGCCCGGTGCAGCTTGGCGGATTCGCGCTGGCGCTGGGTGGGGTTCTGCTGGGCCGATCCCGGGGCAAGCCGCGCGCGGGCGATGTCGTCGAACCGGCCTGA
- a CDS encoding heme exporter protein CcmB, whose product MRIMWLLARRDLGQAWRSAGLWLPVAFLLLVASLYPFAVGPDAPLLRRTGGGMLWIAALLASLLPVDRLVTPDRDSGVLDQIALRGIGEEMIVLARLIAHWLGFGPPLMIATLPAAALLKLDAEAIILLEAGLLIGTPALAALGLLVATLTAGLRSSGALAGLLALPLAVPLLIFGAGTLSDGSGAAFKFLGAASLLLVAVTPFAGGAAIRAGRE is encoded by the coding sequence ATGAGGATAATGTGGCTGCTGGCCCGCCGCGATCTGGGGCAGGCATGGCGCTCGGCGGGGCTGTGGCTGCCGGTCGCCTTCCTCTTGCTGGTGGCGAGCCTCTATCCCTTTGCTGTTGGTCCTGACGCACCGCTGCTCCGGCGAACAGGCGGGGGCATGTTGTGGATTGCGGCGTTGCTGGCCAGTCTGCTGCCTGTAGATCGTCTGGTGACGCCTGATCGCGATTCGGGCGTGCTGGACCAGATCGCCCTGCGCGGCATCGGGGAGGAGATGATCGTCCTGGCGCGGCTGATCGCGCATTGGCTGGGTTTCGGGCCGCCGCTGATGATAGCGACGCTGCCTGCCGCCGCCCTGCTGAAACTGGACGCCGAAGCGATCATCCTGCTGGAAGCAGGCCTCCTGATCGGGACGCCCGCGCTCGCGGCGTTGGGTTTGCTGGTCGCGACCCTCACCGCTGGATTACGGTCCAGCGGAGCACTGGCCGGGCTGCTGGCCTTGCCGCTGGCCGTGCCGCTGCTGATCTTTGGCGCGGGGACGCTGAGCGACGGCAGCGGCGCGGCTTTCAAATTCCTGGGTGCGGCTTCGCTTTTGCTGGTGGCGGTCACGCCCTTTGCCGGGGGAGCGGCGATCCGAGCGGGCAGGGAATAG
- the ccmA gene encoding heme ABC exporter ATP-binding protein CcmA — MRNAVLRLSDVACMRGGRMLFRHVTLDLQAGGSALLTGPNGVGKSSLLRICAGLLPAFAGRVDMRGGIALTDERLALDSERPLLKALGFWARLDGVVDGTLERALDAMALLPLAEVPVRMLSTGQRKRAMMARVIASDAAIWLLDEPGNGLDDASLDLLGAAISCHLAMGGIILAASHQPLPIADHARIDLRAYAAEAEDA; from the coding sequence ATGAGGAACGCGGTGCTGCGCCTGTCGGATGTAGCCTGTATGCGCGGCGGACGGATGCTGTTCCGGCATGTCACGCTCGATCTGCAAGCGGGCGGCAGTGCGCTGCTCACCGGCCCCAATGGCGTGGGCAAGTCCAGCCTGTTGCGGATTTGCGCGGGCCTCCTGCCCGCCTTTGCCGGGAGAGTGGACATGCGCGGCGGCATAGCCCTGACCGACGAGCGGCTGGCGCTGGATAGCGAGCGGCCATTGCTGAAGGCACTGGGTTTCTGGGCACGGCTGGACGGAGTGGTTGACGGAACATTGGAGCGCGCACTGGACGCCATGGCGCTCCTGCCGCTCGCGGAGGTGCCGGTGCGGATGCTCTCCACCGGGCAGCGCAAGCGCGCGATGATGGCGCGTGTGATCGCTTCAGACGCGGCGATATGGCTGCTGGACGAGCCGGGCAACGGGCTGGACGATGCATCGCTGGATTTGCTCGGCGCAGCGATATCCTGTCATCTGGCCATGGGCGGCATTATTCTGGCTGCGTCGCATCAGCCGCTGCCGATTGCGGATCATGCACGGATCGACCTGCGCGCTTATGCGGCGGAGGCAGAAGACGCATGA
- a CDS encoding metallopeptidase family protein → MSDTRQPQRFAPTKEDIETLALQALNRLPDPFAAHLSNVILFVEDFADEQVLKEMEIDDPFGLTGLYTGRPVGHEAQTGDTPPTVHLFRRPLLDEWVETGVALDALITHVVVHEIGHHFGLSDLDMHVLEDMVAP, encoded by the coding sequence ATGTCCGACACCCGTCAACCACAGCGTTTCGCGCCGACGAAAGAAGATATCGAAACGCTGGCGCTCCAGGCCTTGAACCGCCTGCCCGATCCGTTCGCCGCGCATTTGTCCAATGTAATCCTGTTCGTCGAGGATTTCGCCGACGAACAGGTGCTGAAGGAGATGGAGATCGACGATCCCTTTGGCCTTACCGGCCTTTATACCGGACGACCGGTGGGCCATGAAGCGCAGACCGGGGATACGCCGCCGACCGTCCATCTTTTCCGCCGACCGCTGCTGGACGAATGGGTGGAAACCGGCGTCGCTCTGGATGCGCTTATCACCCATGTCGTAGTGCATGAGATCGGCCATCATTTCGGCCTGTCCGACCTCGACATGCACGTACTGGAAGACATGGTTGCGCCATGA
- a CDS encoding 4a-hydroxytetrahydrobiopterin dehydratase, which yields MVDKLDGEARALALAGLPDWTTIGEPDGIRRRFAFTDFNEAFGFMTRVALLADKADHHPEWSNVYNRVDITLTTHDAGGLSQRDIAMATAIDALLAAR from the coding sequence ATGGTTGATAAACTGGACGGAGAAGCGCGGGCGCTGGCGCTGGCAGGACTTCCCGACTGGACGACGATTGGCGAACCTGACGGCATTCGCCGCCGCTTCGCCTTTACCGATTTCAACGAAGCCTTTGGTTTCATGACGCGCGTGGCGTTGCTGGCGGACAAGGCGGATCATCATCCTGAATGGTCGAACGTCTATAATCGCGTGGACATCACGCTGACCACGCACGATGCGGGCGGCCTGTCCCAGCGCGATATTGCCATGGCAACCGCCATCGATGCGCTATTGGCCGCGCGTTAG
- a CDS encoding patatin-like protein, with amino-acid sequence MREKELRLALVCYGGISLAVYMHGITKEIWRLARASRGFHDGTPHQGSTEAVYRRLLEAMEQESGIRLRIMPDIIAGASAGGINGIFLAQAIETGQSLEPLTDMWLENADVDQLLAPDARPARAITKFWATPLVWVAARRPGDTVERTVAPDTREEVRRKLSRFIRSRWFEPPFGGEIFSGMILDAFDAMEATGGGPPLLPNGHPLDLFVTVTDFEGHPQSLTLNSPPQVIETEHRLSIGFRAQGHGRRAFADAAELVFAARATASFPGAFPPFTVRELDAVLKRRHRAWPTRDAFLARALPRHVAQGVAEDAVLIDGSVLANAPFAQAIGALSNRPSRREVDRRFVYIDPKPGHHSIRLNREGEAEEEMPGDTRLPGFFRTIFGALSDIPREQPIRDNLEAIDHHSSRVRRMVRILHALRPGIEAEVESAIGGMLFLDRPTPARLSTWRAKAQQRAASSAGFAFPAYGHLKLSGIVESLAELLFRLSGEDSPMMHENYRQAIWAEVRATGADKLTEDAGPSSAPVLFFRTHDLAFRVRRLRFLARRLTEALEIENAAEEAAIEKLRNAIYQALAHYSECEEADFHAETVRAAAREVPTDAAAALAAIAQERDLRARDDAADRMLADALAGLPKKERRIMLLAYLGFPFYDIATLPLLQGETADEYDPIKVDRISPEDCGAIRSGGAEATLKGIEFNNFGAFFSRAYRENDYLWGRLHGVERLLDIAISAIPAASRLSPERLHDYRREAFLAILDQEEERLPHIADLIASLREEIG; translated from the coding sequence ATGAGGGAGAAGGAACTCCGGCTGGCGCTGGTCTGCTATGGCGGCATCAGCCTTGCCGTATATATGCACGGCATCACCAAGGAGATCTGGCGGCTGGCGCGGGCGAGCCGGGGTTTTCATGACGGGACGCCGCACCAGGGCAGCACCGAAGCCGTCTATCGCCGCCTGCTGGAAGCCATGGAGCAGGAAAGCGGCATCAGGCTGCGGATCATGCCCGACATCATTGCCGGGGCGAGCGCGGGCGGGATCAACGGCATCTTTCTGGCGCAGGCGATCGAGACGGGACAGTCGCTGGAGCCGCTGACCGACATGTGGCTGGAAAATGCCGATGTCGATCAGTTGCTGGCTCCCGATGCCCGCCCCGCCCGGGCGATCACGAAATTCTGGGCAACGCCCCTGGTGTGGGTGGCGGCACGGCGGCCTGGCGATACGGTGGAGCGCACGGTCGCGCCCGACACGCGAGAGGAAGTGCGGCGCAAATTGTCCCGCTTCATCCGTTCGCGCTGGTTCGAGCCACCCTTTGGCGGGGAGATCTTCTCCGGCATGATCCTCGACGCCTTCGACGCGATGGAAGCGACGGGAGGCGGCCCGCCGCTGTTGCCCAACGGGCATCCGCTGGATCTGTTCGTCACCGTCACCGATTTCGAAGGGCATCCGCAAAGCCTGACGCTCAACAGCCCGCCACAGGTGATCGAGACGGAGCATCGCCTCTCCATCGGCTTCCGCGCGCAGGGGCACGGACGGCGGGCCTTTGCCGATGCCGCCGAACTGGTCTTTGCGGCGCGGGCGACGGCGAGCTTTCCGGGAGCCTTCCCGCCCTTCACCGTGCGGGAACTGGATGCGGTGCTGAAACGCCGTCATCGCGCATGGCCCACGCGCGACGCCTTTCTGGCGCGGGCCTTGCCACGGCATGTGGCGCAGGGCGTGGCAGAGGACGCAGTGCTGATCGACGGCTCCGTCCTTGCCAACGCGCCCTTCGCGCAAGCCATAGGGGCGCTCAGCAACCGGCCCTCCCGGCGGGAAGTGGATCGCCGTTTCGTCTATATAGATCCCAAGCCGGGACATCATTCCATCCGCCTGAACCGCGAAGGGGAAGCGGAGGAGGAAATGCCCGGAGACACGCGGTTGCCGGGCTTTTTTCGCACCATTTTCGGGGCGCTGAGCGACATTCCGCGCGAACAGCCGATCCGCGACAATCTGGAAGCGATCGACCACCATTCCTCTCGCGTCCGGCGCATGGTGCGGATATTGCACGCGCTGCGCCCCGGCATCGAGGCGGAAGTGGAAAGCGCCATTGGCGGGATGCTTTTTCTGGACCGGCCCACGCCTGCGCGGCTGTCCACCTGGCGCGCCAAGGCGCAGCAGCGGGCGGCGAGTTCGGCCGGGTTCGCCTTTCCGGCTTACGGGCACCTCAAGCTATCGGGAATCGTCGAATCGCTCGCGGAACTACTGTTCCGCCTGAGCGGGGAGGACAGTCCGATGATGCACGAAAACTATCGTCAGGCGATCTGGGCGGAAGTGCGCGCCACCGGCGCGGACAAGCTGACCGAGGATGCAGGGCCATCTTCCGCGCCGGTGCTGTTTTTCCGCACCCATGACCTGGCTTTCCGCGTGCGGCGGCTGCGTTTTCTGGCACGGCGGCTGACGGAGGCTCTGGAGATCGAAAACGCGGCCGAGGAGGCGGCGATCGAAAAGCTGCGCAACGCCATCTATCAGGCGCTGGCCCATTATTCGGAGTGCGAAGAAGCCGATTTCCACGCGGAAACCGTTCGCGCCGCAGCGCGTGAGGTGCCGACCGACGCCGCCGCCGCCTTGGCCGCCATCGCGCAGGAACGCGACCTGAGGGCACGGGACGACGCCGCCGACAGAATGTTGGCCGATGCGCTGGCTGGCTTGCCGAAGAAAGAGCGGCGCATCATGCTGCTCGCCTATCTGGGCTTCCCCTTCTACGACATTGCCACACTGCCGCTCTTGCAGGGCGAAACCGCCGATGAATATGATCCGATCAAGGTCGATCGCATTTCGCCCGAAGATTGCGGCGCCATCCGGTCAGGCGGTGCTGAAGCCACGCTGAAAGGCATAGAATTCAACAATTTCGGCGCTTTCTTCAGCCGCGCCTATCGAGAGAACGACTATCTTTGGGGACGGCTGCACGGGGTGGAACGGCTGCTGGATATCGCGATTTCCGCCATACCCGCAGCAAGCCGCCTTTCGCCCGAGCGGCTGCATGACTATAGGCGGGAAGCGTTTCTGGCGATCCTGGACCAGGAGGAGGAGCGGTTGCCGCACATCGCGGATCTGATCGCCAGCCTGCGAGAGGAGATCGGATGA
- a CDS encoding endonuclease/exonuclease/phosphatase family protein, whose protein sequence is MKSIRIASYNIRKAIGTDRRRIPERVIDVLNEVDADIIALQEADRRFGVRSAALPPLLLDSQSGYKAVPLNVQTDSMGWHGNAILVRKGAEVGAHDVIHLPCLEPRGATMAEVTLNSATIRVFGMHLDLSGLWRRRQASAMIHAAAQGAAMPTVLMGDLNEWSADRGCLADFARHYNFAPCGRSFHARRPVARLDRIMHCGRLKLADSGVHESAAARKASDHLPIWAEFRLD, encoded by the coding sequence ATGAAGTCCATTCGCATCGCCAGCTACAATATCCGCAAGGCCATCGGCACCGACCGCCGCCGCATCCCAGAACGAGTGATCGACGTGCTGAACGAAGTCGACGCCGACATCATTGCGCTCCAGGAAGCCGACAGGCGATTCGGCGTGCGGTCTGCGGCCCTCCCGCCGCTGCTGCTCGACAGCCAGAGCGGCTATAAGGCTGTGCCGCTCAACGTGCAGACCGACTCAATGGGCTGGCACGGTAATGCGATCCTCGTCCGCAAGGGTGCGGAGGTTGGCGCGCATGATGTGATTCACCTCCCCTGCCTGGAACCGCGCGGCGCAACGATGGCGGAAGTGACGCTGAACAGCGCGACCATACGCGTGTTCGGGATGCATCTGGACCTGTCGGGCCTGTGGCGGCGGCGACAGGCTTCAGCGATGATCCACGCGGCGGCGCAGGGCGCGGCAATGCCCACGGTGCTGATGGGCGACCTCAATGAATGGAGCGCGGACCGGGGGTGCCTGGCCGACTTCGCGCGGCACTATAATTTTGCGCCCTGCGGACGGAGTTTCCATGCGCGGCGGCCGGTGGCGCGACTCGACCGGATCATGCATTGCGGGCGGCTGAAGCTGGCGGATAGCGGCGTCCATGAAAGCGCGGCGGCGCGCAAGGCGTCGGATCATCTGCCGATCTGGGCGGAGTTCCGGCTTGACTGA